Genomic window (Pyrus communis chromosome 13, drPyrComm1.1, whole genome shotgun sequence):
ATCAGATCATGAGAGTTTATCATGCAGAGTGAAAATTTCATTCTTGACATGCTTCTGGTATGTATAAAAAGTTCTTCCCCAATAGTGTATTATTATGTGCGAAatttttattgagctattgatGTCGTCTAAATTATTGTGCGTAAAATGTCTTTCTTAATCAGTGTCATACATgtgcataatattttttttttctgacaaTAGTAATGTAAAATTTCTTTTTGGACAAGCATTTGACATGcaaagaaagtttttttttatcgtGACCAAATGATCGACATGCACAAAAGTTTTTTCTAACCACAGTAATTGTGAAATTTCTTCTTTGATGAGCGTCCGACATGCACAAAAAGTTCTTTCTGACTACAATAATTGTGTAATTTCTTCTTTGACAAGCATCTGACATGCATAAAAATTTCTTTCTTGATATTGATGTTGTCTTAATTAGCATGtcaaatttcttttttgacAAGCGTCAGACATGCACAATAAGACCACAAAGGTGAAATTACCTTTTTGACAAGCGTCCGACAGGCATAGAAAGTTATTTCTTATCTCAGTAAACGTTATGTTTAACTGGTCTGTCTTATCTCAGTAAACGTTACATCTAACTGATCTTTCTTATCTTAGTACACGTTACGTATAATTGATGTTTGACATGTGCAGAAAGTTATTTCTTTTTTGACAGATGTTCGACATGCATAGAAAGTTATTTCTTATACCCCAGTAAACATTACGTCTAACAAGCCTTTCTTATCTTAGTAAACGTTACGTCAAACTGGCTTGCCTTATCTCAATATACGTTACGTCTTATTGGCATACGTCTAACTGACTTTTCTTATCTTAGTAAACGTTAAGTCGAACTCACGTCCTTTCTTATCTCAGTAAACGTTACGTCTAACTGGCATATGTTTAACTGACCTTTCTTATCTCACTAACATTACGTCTAACTTCCAGTAAACGTTACGTCTAACTGCCGTCTGACGTGCAAACATTGGTTTTAACCAAAATAATGTGAAATTTCTTTTTGGGAAATCGCCCGACATGCAAAGAAAGTTCTTTCTTTAAGTCAAACCTTaccattaaataaaaatcaagtcATTATCCACTTTTACCCATTTCTTATCcttaaattagaagcaattaacACAACAACATCATTTAATCTTCAAATTAAAGGCCAACTAAAATAGGGAAAAGACTTATAATTAAGAGTGAGACAGTTTCTGCACATACATACCAAAAGCACCCAAAATCCCAACCCCATAGAGAAAGACCCACCCCAGCTTTGCTAGCTTCATATAATAATTAACATGCATGCATTACATATTATAAATAATACTAGCTTCATTACACACTCTAATTAAAGCCAGACTCCTATCTTTTATTCACTAATTCTATCTTCTTATTCCTTGGTGAAAACAACACCACACCATCCGCCCTAGTGATATATGAAAACGCTCAGCGCCTCCTGTTTGCTGGCTCCTTCTGTGAGTTGAAGTAGACGGTGGAAACCGGCAGTCCAAGGTCGAGCTGCGCCGCAAAGAAGCGGGTGTTGAAATGGGCACGAGAGGGTGGCTGCTCCACCAACCCCATCGGAGCCTTCTGCTGAAACAGCACCAGAATGTAGCGGTGAATTCCCACTGGTGGCCTCGGACCAACGTACGGCAGTATCTCTTTCCCTGcaataattattttgttattttatttattgattgtTAGCTCATATTATTAGTCTTATTacatgttattattttatatttaaaccaaaatttagctttttttgttaggaaaaaaaatcaaaattaatttgagAGCTTGATACTGAAAAAAAATTTTGTGCCACGTGGGTGAGGTTACCACTTCAACAAGGTAACCTTGACAAGCGGTGTTCCCAGGATGGACTACGTGTCATCTTTGCTATCCATGCAAAGACAAAAACACCATTCaggaaaaaatttaaaaactattttattcttaattcgagtacacaaaaaaaaaaaaaaaaaaaaaggaattgtgcacaaatataaaaaatacatTGACAAATTGAAAAGGCATGATACACGACACGTGGTTATGGTAAATTGTTATACCCAAATTGGGCAGTTTTGCGGCTAGTGAGAGTGACAGATGCTTATGAGGTATAGGAGTGAAAACATGCACGGTTTTTCGAGAATATGGGGACATCAAATGAGGTGATGTAATCATGTAACCCTGAAAATATTTTATGATGTTTTCATAAATAATCTGAAAACATTTGAAGCCAAAGACATGCATAATGATTCCGCTTGGAAACGAGAGTTTTGCCAGAGATTCTCTCTTTGACAGTATAAAGAATGGAATAAAGTTTCTGCTCGAAGATTTATGTGTGTATACATTTGTGTATCCGTAAGAACCCTTGTTACAGTGTTGCATGCATGCAAAAGctgcaacaaagaaaaataaagactTGAAAACGGTCAAATAAACAGGTAGGAAGAgattcaactcttttttttttttttctcttcgtaTTGTAATTTACCTCTGAGAGGGTTTGTTCCTCCAGGGATATCAGACACGATCCTGAAATCACAAACAGTGTGCATGAAGTTAATTTTTCTGAGTCCAATTAAGAAAGATTGACAAACAAAAAATCTGTCACATTAaggtaaataaattaaaacgcAATTCATGCAAGAGGATGCAGTTGATCATCACCAATGGACCCACTCCCTCATGCTTGGCTCACTCGGACTCGGAGCATCAGGGTCAGTCATCACCTGCATGAACAATTTTATcaggtatatatgtatatatatgcacacaaaaaagtgaaaaatgtaaatttgaCTCATGCATGCAAAAGGATCGAGTTGATCTAGGTGTGCAGGAGGTGAAAAAGCACAAACCAGGGTGTAGAGTTCGCCAGGGTGACCAGAGACGGTGATTTTGGGTGGGTTGATGGCCATGGAAGGTTTGATGTCACAGCCATTGGCGACATGCTTGGAACCAAAGTAGACAGACATGCTCACGGTGGGGACGAACATGTCCACGACATCGCCAATCACTCGGCCGACGACAAGCGGATCGACGGAGGCAGCCATGAGATCAGGGAGGAAATTAAGAGCAAAAACAGCtaggaagaaaaggaaagacgCTAAGCGAAACATAAGCAAAAGCAAGAAATGCTTTGTGATGTGGGGAGAGGAGGAGTAGGGTTTATATAGTAgtgtaaaagtaaaattaaaaaaaaaaaaaaaaaaaagaaagtgaaatGGGCCCTCTTCGGAGTATGTGTAATGTATGATGCATGCATAGGCTATCAAAAAGCAAAGAGAAAGCAGAGAGCAACGCGGGTACAGCCACCCTAGGGTTGAACCACCATCTTGACCGTTCAGATGGCTCGATCTTTACCGTCCGTTACAGACCCCACCACTTACACATGTATTAGACCCTTCATGGTTCATGCGACCTCAAGATAAGCATGAATCCAGGTCAGGACAAACAGTCTTTGCGGAGCCTCAGTGCGTTTTGAGAGGGGGTGCAGATTTGTTAATGTGAGCCTTACTACATTACAGTACGGCCTTCGTTGTAACTCCAACTGGTTGTGGTTTTGTCTTCTGTACACTCTGGATTGTCTTTTTGTTCAAAGGTTGTTGAATTGGTAATAGAAATTTGCGTCAGCAATGACCAAAAAAGATTCTTAATTGAAAATGTTTTACTCTGCGTGTAAAAATTTCTGAAAATTAatgtttctatttatttatttcatataCATCTTATGTTCATTCGGACTTGAGTATATGAAGCAAAGCACACTTCTATAGTTTATTATGCTAAATCTAAGTGAATAAAATTACTGTTTTAAACAATCTCCATCTCCTGGATAAagcttaaaataaaatttttttttttcgaaataaAATGTGAGCTTTAAAACTCTCCCAAACCATCTTCAATCATTGGCTAAAATAAGGCCTGGGAAAAAAATATACCTCTGGGCTAGATTCCCCCCAGAATTTAAGCTTGGTTTAAATTATTCTGGACTCACCAAActgtcatatttcaaacatttttttgtttttttacttataatctaaAGACTATgatcaaatgagatcaaatctaataataataataaaaagatttgacggtccaaaattaaatttaacgtctaaaataatttaagaaaattatgtaaatcaaatttaacttaaaactttataaatacctatgtatttgtatgatttttaattacttatcggaatttaaatatttttagaccaaaatgttcataaaaataaattaagataatctacataaattttattttaaaaaaaagttactgAAAACAAAAAGTTAGGCTAAAATCATTCAAAGattggaggaaaaaaaatagcTTATAGTTTAAAATTTTCTGGCTTAAATGTTTAAGCTTTATCCTCAaggattggagatggtcttagaaaCCAGTGCATTTTTTTGTCACTTGAAAGGGAGGCTGACAAAAGAACAAGGCAATTGATGTGTTTTCTTTTGTGCGGTCATATTTTTAACTACGATAATTCAAATAAGAAATCAAAACTCAATTTGGTTTCAAAGGAATAGCCCTAGCTGGAGTGAAGACGACTCCATAGTCAAGGCTAGGGTGGATCTACATAGCGACCCAGGATGATCTCGGGACCCTCCTGAGGTCAGGAGAAAGCTAGTAAAGGTTCAGGAGAAAGCTAGTAAAGGTCCTTAGGACCTTTTTGTGCTCATTAAATGTTCGATGAAACACATGTTTGGTATATTTAGACAACACTCAGTAGGATGCATCAACATCCCTCAGTAAGATGGGTCTACATGCGCCACTTGGCATGGGATATCGATAGTACTTAGTAGAGTCACTGAATAGAATTATGTAAGACCTATCTACAACACTCGGCAAATGTTGGCATCTATTAGCATAAATGCAACATGGCACGACAGGGAACAACATGCAAACTAAATGCTCGACGAAATGCCAAATTTAGAATAGTGAAAACTTTTGTGCACTGCACGTTATTTCCATTTAAAAGAACATATAATTGTATAAGACCATTTGAAGTTAGAATCATGGATCCGTTATTGTTCTAGCTCTCAACGGGTGGGTGAGACcttaaagtttgaaaaataaattttaaccttttcttttcattaatggatgaatttaaatttgaatccaTGCTCAACCAATTGATATTCGTATTTAAAATTActtctaaaaattaaaagcgTTTCTGATAATATTAGCGTGAAATACGCTATCTCCGCCAAGAAATAAATCTGACATAATGGGTATGAACCGTAATTTTCTTTGGTCCAAATGGTTATGAACCGTATGATGGCTTGACTGAGCATTCAAAGCACATGACCCTAACCCAACCAAGCCCAACCCATCATATAAATGGATCGAACGAAGATAAATATAATGGATCACTTATCAACAGGCTCAGGTTAGTTTAGAATCAACATTCGActgttttagtttgtttgttttttacgtagtgttagggagattaaatttgtaaacaaaatttgcatATTAAATGATTTGTCACTATAGGAATAAGTaagtttatcaacgcttaagtaataactcaatcatcaacttccatgtcatttagtttataaaattttgtcTACTAATGTAGTCTCCTAGCATTattcttgtttttatttgtacaagtgatattttacactaatTTACACTGAACGAAAGAGTGAAGGTTTGAACTCAGGACGCAGTGGATTAAAGAAAAAAGATCTTAACCATCAGGGTAAACCACTACTTGCATTGTTTTTGAAAttatcaaaaacattttcaaacaacTGAACACTCTTTTTGCAATGTTTGAcataaaaacttgaaaatgcTTCAGATCATAAAAGTGTTTTATGGATAATCACCTATTCAAAAGCACTTCCATATACTTCAAGCACttagattttcaatttcattataTTCAAAATAATCGAAAATTCTATGTAGGTTCCACACCGCTCGCTCAATCCCATACCCTTATGCCTACACGAACCCTAGAAGACAAAGCCCCCCCGCGGTTGGGCGAAGTTGACATTTCAGAAATTTCCCGTGATCGAACACAACTGTCAGAAAAATAATGCCACCAAACAGGTTACATGCAGTCTCCATAATTTCTCTTCAATACAAAACAGCAGTTCTTTCGGACACGTTAGCTTAGCCCCACATGGCTTACTagtttttggacaaaaattcCTCCTTATCGTTGCCGAGCAAATCTTCGGTACTGCTATTGTGGTGCAACATCTCTCGCAAATTAGAGAATAACTTACCTACAACTCTTGGGGATCTATGCCCCAGTGTTCGGACGCCATGATGGCATTCCTGGAGTGCATGGTTGTCTCTCTCCACAAATAAACGTAGAACAATAACAAGAGTACATAAAAGAAATACAGCAAATGACGCTTTACTACAATGACGAAAAACAATGATGCCTATTAAGTTATTAACCCTATTGTGGGTTGGATCCCCACAAAACCCCTCCCCTTTAAAAACTAACAATGCATCACGGTTCATAATATTTGTGAATCTCGACTAGTTTTGGATGGAGCATAGGGCAAGCGACAAcataaacaacaaaagaaagtgACATTACAAGGTAGAACGAGACGGAAGCTGCGAGGATGCTGGACGAGGACTGATCAGAAATTTCAGAAGAATCGACAGCGAGAGGCATTCCGTCACTGTTGAGCGTGCACGACCGAGGATCGGAGCCGTCGGTGCTTACCATGATAGCTCGAAACACGGATGTAACTGTGTGGATGTAAGCCGTCCGATTCTTGGCAAGGAGCCAAGTGAGACCCATCAGCTGACAGTCTTTGTTGTGCATTTTGGTGGTCCTGTCCCCTAATTTGCTTGAATTGGAAGTTTTCTTCTTGTTAAGCTGATACGCAATCAAGCTTTCTAGTTAGATGAAAGTAAATGAAAGTAAATGAAAGAAAGCGATAGTCATTGCTTGAAGAAACAAGGGTTTGGTGAAGCATCCAAATCAAATTCATGCTACCATACAAATACTGTTCCACATTAACCTTGCTTTGAAGAGCCAGCAATATTCCAAACGAATAAAAGAACCTAACTAACTAATCTCAatccaaaacaacaacaaaatccgAAATAAATAAAGGTTCGGAAACGCTCTCAAATGACAGTATCAGTATACTGTTAATATAGTCAATTTTCTACAATGATAGGACTTCTCCCTCGAAAATACTTGTCTTCGCTCTGTAAGGAGTTCCTCGTTGTTTGACATATGTAGAACTTTATCTTAGTTGTTTGTTTTCAAGAGCTACTTATGCATGTTTATCACACAATAATTTGAGTACAAATATATGTAAGTAGCCAAGTTGTGTCTCTAGGCGCGTCTACTATTTCTAGACAGACTAATTTAAAGGAAATTTAAAGGAGAAAATTTCCAGTGTGCCGGAAACTAGGAACACAAAATGTTATGGTTTCAGTGATTTGATACGAAGCGGAAGAAACCCTattcaattcttcttcttcatttttgtggAAATAGGAACAAAAGATGCAACCCACAAGCTACAATAAATAAAACGGAGACAGAAACTTTACAATTACATAGAAAAAGAACTTACATTGTAGAGACTGTGCAAGCATTTGGAGCAGCCACCAAGACCATTGCCATTGGCGCCGCTGCTCAAGCAATCTCTCTCCAACTTCTTCACCTTCTCATCCCCAACAAGCTTCCCTCTTTCGTTCTCCGAAAACGCCTCGGGACAGCTCAAGGGGTGCAATCTTATCCCGCAATAGCAGTACACAACATCACAGGTCTCATTCGGCTTGATTAGCTCGATTCCTCTGTTTTTCAGCGCCTTTCCCAAGTCCTGAACGCAAGTTTCCGTTTCGTCCGGCAGCAGTGGCGGATCATAAGGCTGACCGGCCACTGCTGGGCCCACCCTGCCTACTCTGCCGAGAGCGGTGTCAGAGTAGGCAAAGTAGAGCCACGAGGCCAGCGCAGGACAGCACCTACTGCGCTGCAAGTGACCTGAGGCATCGCCTTTGGTGGCGGAGCATGCGGACTTTATGCCATGGAAGAGCTCATTGGGGAGGTGCAGCGGGCACCCGACTAAGTTGGATTGTTCTGGAAATGCAGGGATTGTAGCGGGTGGGGAGGGAGTTCGGTTTGGGAGGAATGACTGGGTGGGAGCGGCGTCCGGGTTGGGTAGACCCGGGAAGGCAGGGAAGAGAatgcagaggaagaagaaggtggtgAAGAACATTTgggtttgtttatatttttggtttttgggtctTTTTTGGTACTATCAATCAACAATGGAGCACTTGAGGAGGAGGGTGAAAGGAATTAAAGTGGATGGAGGTAGTGGTGGGCATGTTGGAggagatgaaggaaaaggaaagggTGTGGGGTTGGGAATGGTTTGGCTGTTTGCTAGTTTGCTATCTCTGGTTCTGTGTTTATAGATCTAAAGATCAAACTGCTATATCTATCTATAAAATGTGGATAAAGTTGGTGGAGATTAGCAATGGTATCATGAACTAATCATTCATATGGAAATTAAGTTGGAAACTTAGAAGAACTCAACTCTAACTATGGTCCCTATTATGCTCATCAGATAACACCTGGATAATCTACTTTTGTGTATACACTCGAGGATACTTCAATTCTCCATTGATACAATCAGACAATCTACTTGTAACCGTGTGTGTACACTTAGACTGCATATATGCATCGATATACGTGAATAATATGTTTTTAAACGCGTCTACTCGAGGCTACTACCGATTCTGCGTTGATATACAAAGAGAGAACTTGTATTGTAATCGTGTATATACACTTGAATATACcacaaattatgaattgttaTGCTTAGAGAATATGCCTTGTAACTGTATACACTCAAGAATACTGAAAATACTAAATTGATATACTTGGAGAAGTTGCTTTATAACCGTTTCTATATGCTCGGAAATATCACAGATTCTCTCGTATTGTGAAAATATGTAAAACGTTACAGAGAAATCAAGCAACCATTGGGGTTTGGGGTCCCCAAATCCAACAACAAATCACACATACTTAAATAACTCATAAGCTAAATAGCACGGCGATAGCTCCATCGAAAACAACTAATTTAGCAAATTCATCATCGATTTTAAAcgattttgtgtgtgtgtgtttatgtgCAACTTTATATTTTATTCCTTTCTCCCCTTAACTAATTCATCAACTAGGTCCCCACTAACAATTTGTTATTGGCATTGACAGCATATAGAACATTGGAAAGACGAGAGAAGGGAGAACCTCGAAGCCACTTAGGCAATTCTTTAATCTTTTGCCAAAAACACCTAGTCAttaagtttccaaaaaaaaaaaaaaaaacctagtcaTTATTTTAGTGCAGTGGAATTTTGACTTCAGAGTGACCGAAGGCATCACATAAAGCGCACACAGTCTTTGTTGCCTTGCAGAAAGTGAATAAAAGACTTCTTACACAGTCACATTTCAGCTTTCCAAGTAAAATTTCCTCACTATCTATAATTCTTGTCTTCAAATAGTGAAAATTTTCAGTAAGGTTCTCTGATCACTTCGTCATTCGCAAGTCACTTGTTACAAAATCGTAAAAttatcattatttttattttattttattttacgttGGTCTCATATGATGTGAGAGTTGTCCAATTAACTTTCCATGTAGCATTTGCCAGTGGTAAGTAGCTAATTGCACGCGTACCACTCGAAAGCTGGCTGTAGTTCCAAATAGAAAAAGCTGCGTGCCTCTCACTTTAGTTTGTGAAAGCAAATATGCTTCTCAAGCTCTCAGCCTTCcctctttcttattttatttttatgacaaATTTTACATCTTGTATGATAGGTTAATTGTTATTGTAAATAAATTACTATTACtcaaagtgcttttaaaataattgaaaacgtttttagtgaaattttttCGGGATCAATCCTTGgtaaaaatgcaaatgaaacctagaaaaacatttgaagtgtGTATTTCTTGTAAGAAGCGCTTCAAGTGCTTTTTTGACcgctttcaatcatttgagAAACGCTTCCGaacaatcattaaaaaaaagtgtttCATAAGAGATAGAACGTGAAATTTACTATAGTAGTTTAGACAGATCGGTCCACCAAACTTATGTAACAATAATCTCATTCAATGTAACAATCATTTCGCTTTATCATCTTATAATtatttccaagttttttttaaccatttggtagtcttcttattattttcttaaagaAAACTGATCCTGTTATGTTTGTAATAGTCCTTTCTCCTTGGCAATGACAGCCATCCGGCTACTTTGAGATCCTAGAGCCACAAGATACACAAAAACTTGCCAATCTAACTCCTCAAGCACGTACATGGACCATACCAGGTAAGTTCTCCAAAAGACGGGATTGAAAGGAGAGCctaaaaaaatcaacaattttactattttttttttttttattcattttcattataaCGCGTGTACAGTGAAAGTATGTCAAACACACATAAAACTCTCTAGTGCAGTCCTTAATACCAAAAGTACAAAGCCTACATAATAGATAAGGTATATATGTTCACAAAAAAGAAGTAAAGAGTTCAAAGCCTTCGTTATACAACAAATACTAAATCGAGTCGTCTATGCAAAAATCTCAGCATAAGGGAAGATCGTCAGGGGGAGGAAGCACACACTGAGATGGTTTTGGACCATTCTTGACAATAAACCCCGAGGCAAGACCCCACGAAGTATGCTCTTCAAGGTGACAGTGAATGAACCAAACTCCAGGATTGTCGGCCTTGAATCGAATCGCCGCCCATCCTCCAGTTGGAACTGCCGCCGTGTTTCTCTCCGGAGGGTCAATGAGGTTGTACTTTGCCGGATCCTTGGCAGCATTGAAGTTCCCAAACCCCATACCGACTATAAAAAAGTTGTGTCCATGCACATGAATTGGATGGTTCTCAGTGTTAAGAAAACTTGTACCTTGTAGCACAATTTCTAAGTTTGTTCCATGCTCCACTTCCATAATCTTAGTGCCAAAATTTGTGTTCATGTTCTCCGAAACTGGATCCACACTGGTGTAATCAAACGGCTTCAAAGGTTTCTCTGGGAAATCTGTGGAGTACTCGGCGCCTCTGAGTTTCTTGTAATGAGATTCTAAAATCGACAAGGCGGGACGAATGAAGGACTGGTTGTTCATAGAAGCAAAAAATTTCTTGCCAGCATAACCCTTGCAGGTTTCGTTGCCTGGACAATCTTGGAGATTTAGGCTTATAACCATAACCACGCGCTTGTCGACAGTTTTAGGAACGTTGCACGGATACTTAGGTGAGGCTAGGCTTCTGAGCTTGTTATTAAATATAGTGACAAACTTTGTGTCTTCCATTTTAGGGAGGTTGTATTTTTCCGGCGCAAAAGTACTAAGCGCCTTTGGCGGATATTTAGTTTTGTCACTCTTTGTGTTCTTGTAACGCAAGAAACCGGCTGTGGTGGAATTGTCGAAAGGGAAAACGGAGGTAAGGTAAGGCCAGGCCCCCATCAAAAAGGCACCCGAGGAGTCAGGGACTTGATTTGCAGTGAGCAAAACGTTGGTGGTTTGGCCAGGACCTACCATGATCGCTGAGGTTGTGAATGGTTTGGTGTACACGGCATCAATCTCCACAACAGTTAGTGTGTGATTAGCCACAGCAAAGAAAAGCTCATCGTTGAGTGCTGCGTTGATAATTCTAAGCAAGTACGTTTTTCCATGTTCCACAGTTTTGATGAAGGTATCTGCGTAAGTACAAGAAAATTCGTGTAAATTCATTgtagaaaagagaaaaatatggTTGAAAATTAGTCCGTTCGAGACTAATTATGCAGAAAGTACTGCTCCTCATAAAATCTACAcgttcaaattttaattaaatatcaaaGCGATTCatggaaaaacacttgaaaaaacacttgaaattaCTTCATGAGGAAGCATATAGCACATGTTTCTCCATAAACCACTTTTAGCCTTTACAGAAAAAATCCTAACCGTACCCTTAAGTTTTGGATATATACCTTTGTCCGAGCAAGGATAGAATGGTCCTGGCAATCCATTGATGGTATAAGCATCTGAACTATTAGGTCCAGCTCCATACTTCATTTCATTTTCCACTTCACCTACATCTGAATTCCACCATTCACCTGGGAAATAGCAAAACACGTGAGCAATTCAAGATAAAGAAATTTTGAACTCTCACTAAAAAAATCATGAAGAAAAAATGACTGGCCCTctatattgttttattttttcatataatTACCAAAGATGATGGGGAATTCTTCTTGAATCGGAGCGGAAAATGGAAAAGGCATGCGCGGATGGATGATGAAAGCGCCATAAATGGAAGCTCGTTGCCAGGCAAAATGAGCATGCCACCAGAGAGTGCCTCTTTGGTACTCCACAGTGAACTTGTATGTGTAGGTCTTGCCACCTCTTATAGGACATTGTGTGATATAAGCTGGACCGTCTGCCCATCCTGTTCTTAGTTGCCTCACACCATGCCTGCGCTCATAATAATTAAGCAACAACTTAATTAGTAAT
Coding sequences:
- the LOC137712042 gene encoding protein MOTHER of FT and TFL1, with protein sequence MAASVDPLVVGRVIGDVVDMFVPTVSMSVYFGSKHVANGCDIKPSMAINPPKITVSGHPGELYTLVMTDPDAPSPSEPSMREWVHWIVSDIPGGTNPLRGKEILPYVGPRPPVGIHRYILVLFQQKAPMGLVEQPPSRAHFNTRFFAAQLDLGLPVSTVYFNSQKEPANRRR
- the LOC137711983 gene encoding laccase-1, with product MESLSQRYRLVLILIIFAVALPSCFSQTTRLFEFNVEWKNVTRLCNTKPLLTVNGEYPGPTIAVYEGDHLEIKVTNSIAENTTIHWHGVRQLRTGWADGPAYITQCPIRGGKTYTYKFTVEYQRGTLWWHAHFAWQRASIYGAFIIHPRMPFPFSAPIQEEFPIIFGEWWNSDVGEVENEMKYGAGPNSSDAYTINGLPGPFYPCSDKDTFIKTVEHGKTYLLRIINAALNDELFFAVANHTLTVVEIDAVYTKPFTTSAIMVGPGQTTNVLLTANQVPDSSGAFLMGAWPYLTSVFPFDNSTTAGFLRYKNTKSDKTKYPPKALSTFAPEKYNLPKMEDTKFVTIFNNKLRSLASPKYPCNVPKTVDKRVVMVISLNLQDCPGNETCKGYAGKKFFASMNNQSFIRPALSILESHYKKLRGAEYSTDFPEKPLKPFDYTSVDPVSENMNTNFGTKIMEVEHGTNLEIVLQGTSFLNTENHPIHVHGHNFFIVGMGFGNFNAAKDPAKYNLIDPPERNTAAVPTGGWAAIRFKADNPGVWFIHCHLEEHTSWGLASGFIVKNGPKPSQCVLPPPDDLPLC